In a single window of the Renibacterium salmoninarum ATCC 33209 genome:
- a CDS encoding DUF1648 domain-containing protein — MPAQISRANRPAWALLAVALLIMIVATVHGALRYPSLPERFAVHWNGAGTANGFADKSIASAFSAVFIGYGILVLFTLISMVMPRIRRAPNPVTDFALAATQTFLGVTAIGLSLVFWLVSMQIWAGTGNTVNGLLILLLVLLTLIIAVIFANRRHKAERLKHPQPDNADKNNSESYDDERFWAAGLIYNNPADTKVFVPKRSGLGTTVNWARPGGKAILLGICAIPVVVIGLSIWASTTLVNPYCQQPRIGSEHDGSDSLRRLATRRTGQRHHQIGPYRHRYSQCIRPPDPL, encoded by the coding sequence ATGCCAGCACAAATTAGTAGAGCCAACAGACCGGCATGGGCGCTCCTTGCCGTCGCGCTCTTGATCATGATTGTGGCGACCGTGCATGGCGCATTGCGTTACCCGAGCCTGCCAGAACGCTTCGCAGTCCATTGGAACGGCGCTGGTACAGCAAACGGCTTCGCTGACAAGAGCATCGCGTCCGCATTTTCAGCGGTATTCATTGGCTACGGAATCTTGGTGCTATTTACGCTGATCAGTATGGTCATGCCTCGAATTCGCCGGGCGCCCAACCCGGTAACAGATTTCGCACTGGCAGCCACCCAAACCTTTCTTGGCGTGACAGCAATCGGACTTTCTTTGGTTTTCTGGCTAGTCAGCATGCAAATTTGGGCCGGCACCGGCAACACCGTCAATGGCCTCTTGATTCTGCTACTCGTTCTGCTGACCCTGATCATTGCCGTGATCTTCGCAAACCGAAGGCACAAAGCTGAACGGCTAAAACATCCGCAGCCAGATAACGCTGATAAAAACAACTCAGAATCATACGATGACGAGAGATTTTGGGCTGCCGGCTTGATCTACAACAATCCCGCCGACACAAAAGTTTTTGTGCCCAAACGCTCTGGCTTGGGTACAACAGTGAATTGGGCCCGGCCAGGCGGCAAAGCCATTCTGCTCGGTATCTGCGCAATTCCGGTGGTGGTGATCGGGCTTTCAATTTGGGCAAGCACTACCTTAGTGAACCCATATTGTCAGCAGCCGAGGATAGGATCAGAACATGACGGTTCAGACTCCCTACGAAGACTTGCTACGCGACGTACTGGCCAACGGCACCACCAAATCGGACCGTACCGGCACCGGTACTCGCAGTGTATTCGGCCGCCAGATCCGCTTTGA
- a CDS encoding RNA degradosome polyphosphate kinase, translating to MQAESTGAAITIRSGSDRFGSSEVPAARATQDRIDIPEFAPSLIPDGEISADRFLDRELSWLAFNARVLQLAEDPDLQLLERINFLSIFASNLDEFFMVRVAGLKRRIATGLAVPSPAGLSPIEVLEQISEEAHRLQARHAHIFADQIRPALAYEHFHLVRWDELDDAAKTRLSSMFAEKVFPILTPLAVDPAHPFPYISGLSLNLAVVVRNPVSDKELFARVKVPDQLPRMVAVDGPRAGTVPGRVARFIPLEEVIAVHLDQLFPGMEVLEHHTFRVTRNEDLEVEEDDAENLLQALEKELLRRRFGPPVRLEVTTDINPNIRALLVRELDVEESEVYAVPAPLDLRGLSVIAAVDRADLHYPKQVPHTSRYLNESETSKDANVFAAMRRRDILLHHPYDSFSTSVQAFLEQAAADPKVQAIKQTLYRTSGDSPIVDALVDAAEAGKQVLALVEIKARFDEQANISWARKLEQAGVHVVYGIVGLKTHCKLSLVVRQEQDGLRRYCHIGTGNYHPRTARYYEDLGLLTADNQVGEDLTRLFNQLSGYAPKSAFKRLLVAPRSVRSGLIDRIEKEISNARAGLPGKVQIKVNSMVDEAIIDSLYRASQAGVRVDVIVRGICSLRPGVPGLSENITVRSVLGRFLEHSRVFAFGNGGNPVVLIGSADMMHRNLDRRVEALVQLSNQDDVAEMVSLLDRYVDIGTSSWHLDQNGIWTRHHLNAEGGTLIDVQSWLLASRSRQRSAVRR from the coding sequence ATGCAGGCCGAATCAACGGGAGCAGCAATCACCATTCGTAGCGGATCCGATCGATTCGGTAGTTCAGAGGTGCCCGCAGCGCGCGCCACCCAAGACCGCATCGACATTCCAGAATTCGCACCAAGTCTGATTCCGGACGGCGAAATTAGCGCTGACCGCTTCCTAGACCGCGAGTTGAGCTGGTTGGCATTCAATGCGCGGGTGCTGCAGTTGGCAGAAGACCCGGATCTGCAGCTACTCGAACGAATCAATTTCTTATCCATCTTTGCTTCTAACTTGGATGAGTTTTTCATGGTTCGCGTCGCCGGGCTTAAGCGTCGCATCGCGACCGGCCTTGCAGTGCCTTCGCCTGCTGGCCTCAGCCCGATCGAAGTTTTGGAACAGATCAGCGAAGAAGCTCACCGCTTACAAGCGCGGCATGCGCACATTTTTGCCGATCAGATTCGACCGGCTCTTGCCTACGAACATTTCCATTTAGTTCGTTGGGATGAACTCGACGATGCAGCCAAGACCCGCCTGAGCAGCATGTTTGCGGAAAAGGTCTTTCCTATTCTGACGCCGCTCGCGGTGGACCCAGCGCACCCATTCCCTTACATTTCTGGACTATCGCTGAACCTTGCCGTCGTCGTGCGCAATCCGGTGAGCGATAAGGAACTCTTTGCCAGAGTCAAAGTTCCAGACCAGCTGCCACGGATGGTCGCCGTGGACGGGCCGCGCGCAGGGACTGTACCCGGCCGGGTGGCGCGCTTCATTCCGCTCGAAGAAGTTATTGCGGTCCACTTGGATCAGCTTTTCCCGGGTATGGAAGTTTTGGAACACCACACCTTCCGCGTGACGCGAAACGAAGACCTCGAGGTAGAAGAGGACGACGCCGAGAATCTGCTGCAGGCGCTCGAAAAGGAGCTTTTGCGACGCCGCTTTGGCCCGCCAGTCCGGCTCGAGGTCACGACCGATATCAACCCAAACATCCGCGCACTGTTGGTTCGCGAGCTCGACGTCGAAGAATCGGAAGTTTATGCCGTGCCAGCGCCGCTGGATTTGCGCGGTCTGAGTGTCATCGCCGCCGTCGACCGTGCTGACTTGCACTACCCCAAACAGGTTCCGCACACCTCGCGATACCTCAACGAATCGGAGACATCCAAGGACGCCAACGTCTTTGCCGCGATGCGCCGTCGAGATATCTTGCTACATCATCCCTACGATTCGTTCTCTACCTCAGTGCAAGCATTTTTGGAACAAGCTGCCGCAGACCCTAAGGTCCAGGCGATCAAGCAGACATTGTACCGCACCAGTGGCGATTCGCCGATTGTTGATGCACTAGTCGACGCAGCGGAGGCTGGCAAGCAGGTTCTGGCTCTGGTAGAGATCAAAGCGCGCTTCGACGAGCAAGCTAATATTTCCTGGGCTCGCAAGCTTGAGCAGGCTGGCGTGCATGTGGTTTATGGCATTGTTGGCCTGAAAACACACTGCAAACTTTCGCTCGTTGTCCGGCAAGAGCAAGACGGCCTGCGTCGCTACTGCCACATTGGCACCGGAAATTACCACCCTCGCACTGCGCGTTACTACGAAGATTTGGGCCTGCTTACCGCGGATAACCAAGTGGGTGAGGACCTGACTCGGTTGTTCAACCAGCTTTCCGGCTACGCACCAAAGTCCGCCTTCAAGCGGCTACTGGTGGCACCCCGCTCGGTACGGTCCGGCCTCATTGATCGAATCGAGAAGGAAATAAGCAACGCCCGGGCAGGGCTGCCCGGCAAAGTGCAGATCAAAGTCAACTCCATGGTTGATGAGGCCATCATTGACTCGCTGTACCGGGCTTCGCAGGCAGGCGTCCGCGTTGATGTCATTGTTCGCGGCATCTGCTCGCTGCGGCCAGGCGTTCCTGGTCTCAGCGAAAACATTACGGTGCGCTCGGTATTGGGCCGGTTCCTAGAGCACTCCAGGGTCTTCGCATTCGGAAATGGTGGAAATCCGGTAGTTTTGATCGGCTCCGCTGACATGATGCACCGGAATCTTGATCGTCGAGTTGAGGCCTTAGTTCAGCTGTCCAATCAGGACGACGTGGCGGAGATGGTTTCACTTCTAGACCGTTACGTAGACATTGGCACCTCTAGCTGGCACCTTGATCAGAACGGGATATGGACCAGGCACCATCTCAATGCGGAGGGCGGCACGTTGATTGATGTTCAGTCCTGGCTTTTGGCTAGCCGTTCCCGTCAGCGATCGGCCGTTCGCCGGTAA
- a CDS encoding NUDIX hydrolase codes for MEDPALSSAPAQSFAVLAAGTLCWRVQKKQLWVLLIHRPRYDDWSWPKGKQDPGETLPETAIREVDEEIGVKVSLGIPLPHTDYPVSSGLKLVYYWACELVDQKPAPDRKEVDDVLWCTPDRARQLLSNSTDIKPLDALEEAHRRKELRTWPLIILRHAKAKPRSSWTRAEGDRPLAATGQRQAAAVKRLMFAWRPDRIVSSPWVRCIATISPYAKASEAKVKLVDALTEANHQRKPAKTAAVVDTLFDKERAVLLCTHRPALPSVFKQLARYMSPKLRALLPVDDPYLAPGELVVCQIAGNRVVSLEQHKPFED; via the coding sequence ATGGAAGATCCCGCTCTCTCGTCAGCTCCCGCGCAATCGTTTGCGGTATTGGCCGCTGGCACACTGTGTTGGCGAGTCCAAAAGAAACAACTCTGGGTGCTACTGATCCACCGGCCACGATACGACGATTGGTCTTGGCCGAAAGGCAAGCAAGATCCCGGCGAGACACTTCCAGAGACTGCGATTCGCGAAGTCGACGAGGAAATTGGCGTAAAGGTCAGCTTAGGCATTCCGCTGCCGCATACCGATTATCCGGTTTCCTCTGGTCTCAAACTGGTCTATTACTGGGCGTGCGAACTCGTTGATCAAAAACCGGCTCCTGATCGCAAAGAAGTCGACGACGTGCTCTGGTGCACACCTGATCGGGCCCGGCAGTTATTGAGCAACTCGACTGATATCAAGCCGCTAGATGCTTTAGAAGAAGCGCACCGACGTAAAGAATTGCGCACTTGGCCGCTGATTATTTTGCGCCATGCCAAAGCCAAACCGCGCTCGTCCTGGACGCGAGCCGAAGGCGATCGGCCATTGGCGGCAACTGGTCAACGGCAAGCTGCTGCGGTGAAAAGGCTAATGTTTGCTTGGCGTCCGGACCGGATAGTGAGCAGCCCCTGGGTCCGTTGTATTGCGACAATTTCGCCCTATGCCAAGGCGAGCGAAGCTAAGGTCAAGCTGGTCGATGCGTTGACCGAAGCCAACCATCAGCGCAAGCCAGCGAAAACCGCAGCAGTGGTAGACACGCTGTTCGATAAGGAACGAGCGGTACTGCTGTGCACGCATCGGCCCGCACTACCTAGCGTTTTCAAACAGCTGGCGCGGTACATGAGCCCGAAATTGCGAGCACTGTTACCGGTGGACGATCCGTATCTGGCCCCGGGTGAATTGGTCGTTTGCCAAATTGCCGGCAATCGCGTGGTGTCTTTGGAGCAACACAAACCGTTTGAGGACTAA
- a CDS encoding thymidylate synthase produces the protein MTVQTPYEDLLRDVLANGTTKSDRTGTGTRSVFGRQIRFDLAQSFPLITTKRVHFKSVAMELLWFLRGDSNVHWLQENGVKIWNEWADDDGELGPVYGVQWRSWPTPDGQHIDQIASLIEALKANPDSRRHIVSAWNVAELSKMALPPCHAFFQFYVADGKLSCQLYQRSADMFLGVPFNIASYALLALMVAQQVGLEPGEFIWTGGDTHIYDDHLAQVEEQLSREPFPYPSLRINRKPTSIFDYNFEDFEVLNYQHHATIKAPIAV, from the coding sequence ATGACGGTTCAGACTCCCTACGAAGACTTGCTACGCGACGTACTGGCCAACGGCACCACCAAATCGGACCGTACCGGCACCGGTACTCGCAGTGTATTCGGCCGCCAGATCCGCTTTGATTTGGCCCAGTCATTTCCGCTGATCACCACCAAGCGCGTGCACTTCAAATCGGTGGCCATGGAGCTGCTTTGGTTCCTACGTGGTGATTCCAATGTCCACTGGTTACAGGAAAACGGCGTCAAGATTTGGAACGAATGGGCGGACGACGACGGCGAGCTTGGTCCGGTCTATGGCGTCCAGTGGCGCTCGTGGCCCACACCAGACGGCCAACATATTGACCAGATTGCTAGTCTGATCGAGGCGTTGAAAGCCAATCCGGATTCTCGCCGGCACATAGTCTCGGCCTGGAATGTCGCGGAACTGTCCAAGATGGCTCTTCCACCTTGCCATGCTTTTTTCCAGTTCTACGTTGCGGATGGCAAACTCTCCTGCCAGCTTTACCAGCGCAGCGCTGACATGTTCTTAGGCGTTCCCTTCAACATTGCCTCATATGCGCTCCTCGCCTTGATGGTTGCCCAGCAAGTCGGCCTAGAACCAGGTGAATTCATCTGGACCGGTGGCGATACCCATATTTACGATGACCACCTGGCTCAGGTTGAAGAGCAACTCAGCCGGGAACCATTCCCCTACCCATCGCTCCGGATCAACCGGAAGCCCACGTCAATCTTCGACTACAACTTTGAAGACTTTGAAGTGTTGAACTATCAGCACCACGCCACGATCAAGGCACCGATCGCAGTATGA
- the mshD gene encoding mycothiol synthase — MTTGPATPPQTNHAEDRTEWPIQVLRAAPETYLLQEILKLAEVAIDTDGHPPFSDQTLIQLRSANAPLLILLSYVPAAPEVPAALAGVAVVLEHDGQPASGTLELVVHPTYRNQGVGQVLLKSLQSARGFESLNAWSHGSHAAAQQLADQFGFEAVRALRRLRLALDAGHQLPAASLPTNISLRSFVPDQDEAAWLAVNAAAFAHHPEQGETSLADLKSLMEEQWFDAAGFLLAVDETDQIMGFHWTKIHAAPAGHQAIGEVYVVGIAPAAQGKGLGKALTLAGIDYLQKKGLSSIMLYVDADNTAAVSLYQSLGFARWDADTMYSYPSATNSNNKFQ; from the coding sequence ATGACGACTGGGCCAGCAACACCTCCGCAAACAAATCACGCTGAAGATCGCACCGAATGGCCGATTCAGGTCTTACGGGCTGCTCCGGAGACTTACCTGCTGCAAGAGATCCTCAAGCTGGCCGAAGTTGCCATCGATACTGACGGACATCCGCCGTTTTCAGACCAGACTTTGATTCAATTACGCAGTGCTAACGCCCCGCTATTGATCCTGCTGAGCTATGTTCCCGCCGCGCCAGAGGTGCCAGCAGCACTCGCCGGCGTCGCCGTGGTGCTGGAACATGATGGGCAGCCGGCGAGCGGAACCTTGGAGCTGGTTGTTCACCCGACGTATCGGAATCAAGGCGTTGGCCAAGTCCTGTTGAAAAGTTTGCAATCAGCACGTGGCTTCGAGTCGCTCAATGCCTGGTCACATGGTAGCCATGCTGCAGCGCAACAACTTGCCGATCAGTTTGGCTTCGAAGCAGTCCGCGCCCTGCGGCGATTGCGACTGGCTCTTGATGCCGGTCATCAGCTGCCCGCCGCTAGTTTGCCTACGAATATTTCATTGCGCAGTTTTGTACCAGATCAAGATGAAGCTGCTTGGTTAGCGGTCAACGCCGCTGCTTTTGCTCATCACCCCGAACAAGGCGAAACATCGCTGGCCGATCTGAAGTCGTTGATGGAGGAACAGTGGTTTGACGCCGCTGGATTCTTGCTTGCCGTTGACGAAACAGACCAAATCATGGGGTTTCACTGGACTAAAATCCATGCTGCGCCGGCCGGTCATCAGGCTATTGGTGAGGTCTACGTCGTCGGCATCGCTCCGGCAGCACAGGGCAAGGGCTTAGGCAAAGCTTTGACTCTTGCTGGAATCGACTACTTACAGAAAAAGGGCTTGAGCTCAATCATGTTGTACGTCGATGCCGACAACACGGCAGCAGTCAGCCTGTACCAAAGCCTCGGATTCGCCCGTTGGGACGCTGACACTATGTATTCCTACCCTTCTGCAACAAATAGCAATAACAAGTTCCAGTAG
- a CDS encoding GntR family transcriptional regulator, producing the protein MSPRLAVDLSSPTPPYEQIRSQITSLIALGELSAESRLPTVRALASDLGVAAGTVARAYKELESQGLIESRRRSGTVVAAQVPAAQLSMLSSAHRDSVLAAIEQLILSSQAAGLGQEITVDLLRSRLQKG; encoded by the coding sequence ATGAGCCCCCGGCTAGCTGTAGATCTGTCCTCCCCCACTCCGCCCTACGAACAAATTAGGTCCCAGATCACCTCGCTCATTGCTTTGGGCGAATTATCTGCCGAGTCGCGCCTGCCAACGGTGCGTGCACTAGCTTCTGACTTGGGCGTGGCCGCAGGAACTGTAGCCCGGGCATATAAGGAGTTAGAATCTCAAGGCCTCATTGAGAGCCGACGACGGTCAGGCACCGTTGTTGCAGCCCAGGTGCCGGCCGCTCAACTCAGCATGCTCAGCTCGGCGCACCGTGATTCCGTGCTGGCGGCTATCGAGCAGCTTATCCTGAGCAGCCAGGCAGCCGGTCTTGGTCAGGAGATCACCGTCGACTTACTGCGCAGCAGATTACAAAAAGGCTAG